Genomic segment of Actinomycetota bacterium:
CGCTGGTTTTGGAGACCAGTGCTCTACCAATTGAGCCACGACCCTCGGCCCGTTCTTGGTCTGGCTTACAAACCCACTTTTGGGCATGCTTACGCAAACTAAGAATTGTGTCGGAGTGTCAAGTGTAGCCCAGAATTGCAAAAGTAAAAACCGCGCTAAATTCAACCACGTGATAAGCGTAAAAACCATGTGGTACAACAATTACCTCAGTTTAGCCTCGGCGCACTACACCCACTAATCTTTAAGTGTGACTTCCGAAAAACCAAGAATTTCTGCCCGAATTGATGCAATTGCCGAATCAGCCACTTTAGCCGTAGATGCCAAGGCTAAAGCGCTTAAGGCTGCTGGCCGGCCAGTGATCGGCTTTGGTGCTGGCGAGCCCGACTTTCCAACGCCCGATTACATTGTGCAGGCGGCGGTTGAAGCATGTCGTGATCCAAAATGGCATCGCTACACACCAGCGGCTGGAATTCCAGAATTAAAAAGTGCGGTCGCGGAAAAAACTTTGCGTGACTCCGGTTATTCAGTCGATGCAAGTCAGGTTTTGATCACAAATGGCGGAAAGCAAGCTTTATACAATGCGTTCGCCACTTTGCTAGATCCTGGCGATGAGGTTTTGCTACCAGCGCCATATTGGACTACCTATCCAGAATCTATCCGCCTAGCTGGTGGAGTGCCAGTAGAAATTTTGACTGACGAAGCAACTGGGTATCGCACATCCGTAGCTCAACTAGATGCAGCATTGACTCCCAAGACTAAAGTTTTAGTTTTTGTTTCGCCGAGTAACCCAACTGGTGCGGTTTACTCCCCTGCCGAAGTTGAAGCAATTGGTCAGTGGGCTGTTGAAAAAGGTCTGTGGGTCGTCACCGATGAAATTTACGAACACTTGGTTTATGGTGAAGCTGAGTTTTCCTCAATGCCTGTTTTAGTTCCAGACCTTGCAGATAAGTGTGTCGTTGTAAATGGAGTTGCCAAAACTTATGCGATGACTGGCTGGCGTGTGGGGTGGATGATTGGTCCTAACGACATCGTTAAGGCCGCAACTAATCTGCAATCACACGCAACTTCAAATGTGGCTAACGTCTCACAGATTGCGGCACTTGCTGCAGTTTCAGGAGATCTTTCCGCAGTTCATGAGATGAAAGTTGCATTTAACCGCCGACGCCTTCTGATTACTTCAATGCTTAATGAGATCTCTGGAGTAACTTGTCCGGAACCTGAAGGTGCTTTCTATGTCTACCCTTCGGTAAAAGAAATTTTGGGTCGCACGATCAACGGCAAAGTGGCGAAAACCTCTGCCGAACTTGCTGCCCTGATTTTGGACGAAGTAGAAGTAGCCGTAGTTCCTGGCGAAGCTTTCGGCACGCCAGGTTACCTGCGCTTGTCTTATGCATTGGGTGATGCCGATTTAACTGAAGGCATTACTCGAATTCAAAACTTGCTAAAGTAACTAGGCGGCATCTAATTGGTGAATCACCCTGGATGCAAAGTTTGGGTTAGTAACTAATTGGTTTGTTGAAATCTTTTGCGCAAAACTTTCTAACTTTCGAGTAATCGGGTGCTTAGGCAGGTGTTTGCCGAAAAAGTCACAGGTCAATTCACTACTCGTCACGGCATCTGGATCATCGACTAAGGTCACGATGTTGCTAACTCTCGTATGACGTTGCACCAGAGCTGAAAAATCATTCGCGACCTTGTCGCTGCGACAACGATTTAACACCACAGAGATTTCGTAATTTCGCAAATTTGATTCGTGCTCAATCAACCCGCCGATAAGCCGGGAAACTGAAACGTTGTTTGCCGATGCGCAGAAAATCAAATTTTTTGACCCGGCGAGCACGGTTTGGATTGGTAAATCGCGATGATTGAATCCGGGGTAACTGTCTGCTTCAAGTGAAGTGAATACCGGGCCGACATCTACTAGCACGGTGTATTCGTGCCGAAGTGCTTGCCACAGTTTTTCAAGTTGTGGACTGCGCAACTGTACCCAGTCTGAAACGTCGGTAAGTCCTGGAATAGCCGCCAAGTTTGGTTCAACAATTGCCAGCGGTGGGATTGTCCAGCCTTCAGCCGTACTTCCCAGGCTTGACTGGGTAACATCAAGTAAATCTTTTGTGGTGCTTGGCAAATTCAGGTCTTGAATTAGTGAGGGACCATAGTTGTCAGCTTCAACTAGGGCAACGCTACCTGCCAGTTTGGAAATGGCCAAGGCTAACTCTCGCGCAATGAATGAACGTCCGACTCCACCGCCAAAACTGGCAACGCAAAACATTTTTCTGGTCGGCACATACTCCTCGGGCGTAGATCGGGATTCAGATAGTGCGCCCAAAATCTGTTGTGGCACACTGGATAAATTCCTTAAATCCAATGCGATAAATTTCGTTAGTCCAGCATTGAGCCAGAGTTCGGGTGTAGTCGTGATTGCGACTACTTCAACTGCTTGTTCAGATAATTTGGCCAGAACACTCGAGTCAAAGCGTAGGCTGGCATCGCCAACTATAACCAAATCAATTTGGTGCACCTGGACCGCAGATAAGGCATCTACACCATCCACGCAACGTCGAGAAATTCTTATTTTTGAAGACGGATGACTGAAAGCAGCGGCAAGTTCTGGTTCCCAGTTAACATTTCCAAGCGAAAGTATTGCTTTCATTTCTCCTCCTTACTCAGTCGGCAATCGCTACCACATCAAGTACGCCATCGCGCAGGGCAGTTAGGACAGACCGCAAGTCTGATTTTTCTACTTGGACAGAAATGGCGGTGTCAGAATTTGGCTCGCTATCGACTGGAATGTCTGAAACAGTCACCGCTTGTGCAACCAATTTTGGCGGTCCAGGTAATGTCAGTCCGTCAAGGCTGGGCGTGCTCCATAGATCAACTTGATCACCAATTTCAATAGCGGGCAGATGTCCTGCACGTATCGGCAGACTAACTACGCGCACATTAGCTTTAGTTCCAGAAACTGCCTTTGGCGCGGGCAACAACTCCCCAGGCTCCATAAATTTGCTTGTTGTCAATCCAACTGCCTGATTCAAGTCTTTTAAATACAAATTTGAATTAGGTACCGCTACTCTCACCAGCTGCAGATCCGAAATGGTTAAGGTTGTGCCGGCTGACACCGAGTTTTGCAGAGCAACAACAGCAATTCTTTGGTCGGCCAGATTGATTAAACGACTTATGCCAAGAATTGAAAAAATTAATAGGCCAATACCGGTCCACAGGCGGAAATCCTGACGGACTTTTCGATTCACGTTTGGTCGCAATTCGGATTGACTGCCAGACCTAGCTCCAATTCGAAGTGGAATTGCCATTTTCGCTCCTGATGATTTTTTCTATGTTCACATGCTCAGCGCACTTGGACTAGGGGAACATCTTGGCTGTGGAAAACTGGATGCGGAAAATAAAATCTTCGGTAAGTATCGTGATGTGACACCGAGATTTATCACACTTGCAGACGTAGCACTCATCCTCAACATTGCACCAGCGCAGGTCTATACATTGGTTAGGTCTGGCGAGTTACCTGCCATCAAAATTGGAGCCCGCGGCCAGTGGCGAGTTGAGGCCAGTGAGCTGGAAAAATTTATTTTGAGTCAGTACAAAAGTACTGCCGAATTTGTAAGGAACAATCCGCGTTAATCCGCGAATCTAAGAGCAACTAACTGTGCAAAGACAATGGTGCAAATTGACTTACCACCTGAAATGTCAACCGAATCCAAATTGATATTTCGAATTTTTCCGCTAGTAACTGAAGACTGACCTATGAACCAAGTAAGTGTGATTTGTAAGTCTGCAAATTCGCGCAACATGAGCTGTAGTGAGAAGTCATCAATTGGGGATCCTGAATTTTCATTTGCTTTTTGGAGCAGTCCAGTGATTCGGATAATCGCTGTATCAAAAATGAGGTATGAATACTGAATATCTTGTAGTCCGATTAATGCAGGGCTGCGATGCCAAAGCTTTCCAGATAAAAAGCCTAACTCTTGATGATTTACTTCAACGTCGACTTTGCTGCCCAATGCTGGCAAGCGATCTCGCCAAGAAATCTGAGAATCCTCATAGCGAATGCCCTCACTTACTTGCTCGGCTAACTGTACTAATTGCTCTGATGTAATTTTGCGATTTGCCAAGTCAAGAAGCCGGCTCAAGTCAGAGGCTAGTTCAGGCTCAATATTTTCCGACCAAGTCATATTCACTCCTGAAGACAGCGCAACTATCTAAGTATTGATCTTTACCATTCTCAAATTCAGTTATCCACAAGTTTTCCAAATGTGGAGATTGTGTATTGACAACAACAGGACCCTGACTTAAAAGTTAATTACAGGTAGTTCGGGGGTACAAGAACTACCTGAAGCTTTCGGCAACTAGCTGCAAGCATTTGCAACCATCTGGTGCTTAGGGGGAACTAATGGCTAATGCACATCCAGAACTATCTAGTAACTTGGCGAAACTTGCTGACGTGGTGGAGTTACGAAAGCACAGAAAAACAACTCCAATCGACACTTTGCCGCTTGAATGGACGCCTACCAGTGGCGCTAACGCCTTGGCTTACGCTCCACCCGTGCCGCATCTGATTGCACTAGATGAGAGCGGACATCGTCACACTTCACGTGCGGAGCTTCCTTCGGCACATCAGTGGTCGATCCGACTTGTGCACGGCCTGGTCGAGGTCATAAATGGAGTCAGACCAGCGAGTCAATTAACTCGTTGGTTAACCCTTGAAGTGATGGCGCAAGTAAAAAACCGAATTTATGCGAATGACATGCGCAGATTGACCGTTCGCAGCGTACATGTTTCTGAACCTGACGACGGAGTTGCAGAAGTATGTGCAGTTTTTGGCACCCAGAATCGTTGCTATGCACTCGCCCTACGACTTGAAGGACTTGACGGTCGCTGGCGCGCTACTCAACTCACGTGGGGCATGTAATTATCGATTTGCTGGATCGCCGTGGCACTTCTTGAACTTGCGCCCAGATCCACATGGACATTCGTCATTGCGACCAACATTTGCAAAGGCGTCTGATCCTGGCGCAGCTTTAGCAACGACATCTCCGGTCTCGCTTGGTGCTGAGTAAGTTAGTGGACGACTCGGTGCCTGCGGTTCGGCTCCTTTAATCAGCGTGACTGGCTCTTCGCTGTCATCGTCTTCAAACTGCACATCAACATCAGCATTAAATACAAATCCCACTGTCTCTTCCTTGATGCTGTCCATCATGGCCACAAACAAGTCGTAACCTTCGCGCTGGTATTCCACAAGCGGATCGCGCTGAGCCATAGCTCGAAGTCCGATTCCTTCTTGTAGGTAGTCCATCTCGTAGAGATGTTCACGCCACTTTCGATCAAGCACGCTAAGCACTACATTGCGTTCAAGTTGCCGCATTACCTCAAGACCTAACTGTGCTTCGCGTTTTTCATAAGCTGACTGCGCATCTTCGAGCACTGTTTCCAAGATGTATTCGGTATCCAACGCTGATGCATCGCCACCAGACTTAGCAATCAAGTCCTCTATTGAAATGCTGATTGGGTACAAGGTGCCCAGGGCGGTCCATAGCGTTTCCAGATCCCACTCTTCGGGATACCCTTCGGCCGTTGCTTCTCGTATGTAGGCCGAAATGGTTTCGTCAACGAAAGTAGCAATTTGATCTTGCACGTCATCACCATCAAGCAACTGTGCACGTTCGGCATAGACCACCTTGCGTTGCAGGTTTAGCACCTCGTCGTACTTCAAAACATTCTTTCTAATCTCGAAGTTCTGCGCTTCAAATTGGGTCTGTGCGGAAAGGATTGCTTTGGTTACCATGCTGGCTTCAATTGGCACATCATCGGGCACATTGAATCGCTGCAAGAATCCGTTTACTCGCTCGCCCTGGAATAAGCGCATCAGGTCATCTTCAAGGGATAAGTAGAAGCGACTCTCGCCAGGATCTCCTTGGCGACCGGAACGTCCGCGCAACTGATTATCAATGCGTCGAGATTCATGACGTTCGGTGCCTAAAACATAAAGGCCCCCAGCAGCAACAACCTCATCATGCTCAGTTTCCGTTGCCGCTTTTGCGCTGGAAAGTGCCGCTGGCCAAGCAGCTTCGTACTCTTCAGGATTTTCTACTGGGCTTAAGCCTTGTCTTTCCAGTGCCATGGCCGCACGAAATTCTGGATTACCGCCCAAAATAATGTCGGTACCACGACCAGCCATGTTTGTCGCAACAGTAACTGCACCTTTGCGGCCGGCTTCGGCCACGATAGCGGCTTCTCGAGCGTGTTGCTTTGCATTCAAGACCTCATGTTTGATGCCGACTCGGGTTAGTAGTCCTGAGATTAATTCACTCTTTTCCACGCTGGTGGTGCCAACCAGGACTGGCTGTCCTGCTTTGTTGCGTTCAACGATGTCATCAATAACCGCTTGGTACTTTGCCTGTTCACTTCGGTAGACCAAATCTGGCTGATCAATACGCAGCATCGGCTTATTGGTTGGGATGGGCAACACATTTAGTTTGTAAATCTGATTAAACTCTGCGGCTTCGGTCATCGCAGTACCAGTCATACCCCCGAGCTTCTCGTACATTCGGAAATAATTCTGCAAGGTGATTGTGGCTAAGGTTTGATTTTCATTTTGAATTTCAACACCTTCTTTAGCTTCAATCGCTTGGTGCATTCCCTCGTTGTAGCGACGTCCCGACAAAATACGGCCAGTGTGCTCATCCACAATCATGACTTCGCCTTGCATGACTACATAGTCACGATCACGTTTAAATAGATTTTCTGCCTTTAAGGCATTGTTTAAGTAGCCAACCAACGGAGTATTTGCTGATTCATAGAGGTTGTCGATCCCCAGCCAGTTTTCCACTTTAGAAACACCCGAATCCAAAATGCCAACAGTGCGCTTCTTTTCATCGACTTCATAGTCCTGGTCCCGGACAAGTCGTGGAACGAGTCGAGCAAAATCTCCGTACCACTTTGTAGGTAGATCTGCTGGTCCGCTAATAATCAGTGGCGTCCTAGCCTCATCAATCAGAATCGAGTCGACTTCATCAACAACCGCAAAGTTGTAGCCGCGTTGGACTCTTGATTCCGAATCCCAAGACATGTTGTCGCGCAGGTAATCAAAACCAAACTCATTGTTTGTGCCATAAGTAATGTCCGCGGCATAAGCTATCCGACGATCCGGCGGACTCATGTCTGCCAAAATACAACCCACGCTGAGACCTAAAAAGCGATGAACGCGACCCATCCACTGGGAGTCGCGCTCTGCCAAATAGTCGTTGACGGTAACAATGTGCACGCCCTTGCCCGAGAGTGCATTTAAGTATGCGGGCAAAGTAGAGACCAAGGTCTTACCTTCACCAGTTCGCATTTCCGCGATATTGCCAAGGTGTAGAGCGGCGCCACCCATCAACTGCACATCGTAATGACGCTGACCTAAAGTACGTTTTGCGGCTTCGCGAACTACGGCAAATGCTTCGGGCATTAAGTCGTCTAGAGATTCACCCTGCGCGTGTCGCTGTTTGAGTTCACCGGTCATGGCACGCAGTTGATCGTCAGACAAAGCGCTTATGTGGTCCTCAATAGCGTTAACCTGTTTTGCGATGGATTCAAGTGTGCGAATCATTTTTCCTTCGCCAGCGCGAAGAATCTTGTCAACTAGTTTCACTTGATGTCCTTTTGACTCGGGATGAAGGAATTGAACTGGCGGCTTATTGCTGCCAAAGGTTCCTTCCTCATATCGTAGGTCACCTGCCCAACTTCCGAGTACCGGTATTGGGTAACTAATAATTTATGGAACATCAGGATTTGGTAGCCCAAACTTAGGGTAAAAATGTGTTACTTTCAGGAAGAAGCAGTTCTTCCCCAAACCTGCTTGAGGAAAAATGTCTAGGTTTCGCCCACTGATTGCGCTGTTGCTTGCGCTTACTTCAGTTTTGGCTAACAGTACCGCCGAAGCCTGCGTACGAAGGTTGGTCGTGACCGGAGCAGCAACCAGTTCTCCTTCAGCAAGCCCAAGTCCGAGTGCCAGTGCCCCAATGGTTCCAGCTTCTTTCACGCTATACGGCTCAGGATTTGGCCATGGAATAGGGCTGAGTCAGTACGGCGCCCAAGGAATGGCTAAGGAAGGTGCCACTTCCGCCGAAATCATTGAACATTATTTCCCTGGCGCATCGGTAAGCCCTAAGCCGATGCCTAGCAATTTAATTGTTGGGTTATTGCAGGATCGGATTCCAGACTCACGAAGGTTTATCTCAATTCGTGGCGAAAGTGTTGGCGGCAAAGGTCGTGGTTTAACTATTACGCTTTCGGGACAAAAGATTGAGGTGCCGAATAATTCCGCAGTCACATTCGGTGTTATCAACAATCAAGTTGCTGCTTATGGACCGAATGGAATTTACAAAGACGCAAAGGGACAAAACATTGTTTCAGATACGGCCAAAGTAACTTGGGGTAAGCAGATTGTCGGCAGTAAAACGTCTACTGTGGCAAATGTATCTTCGTCCAGTAATAGCGCGGTGGCCGTTGAAAATCTTGGCGGCCAATGTGCCATAAATAGCTGTCAACAAAGGTATAAATATGGATATCTGACAGTGACTCCGTTTAAAGGCGGGACACTGAACATTACTAATACGCTTCGACTAACTGATGAATATTTGTTCGGACTTGGCGAGATGCCATCATCATGGCTACCAGCGGCGCTTGAATCTCAGGCAATAGCCGGGCGCTCATATGCCTATATGAAGTACCAAGCCAAACAAGTTGCACCTTATCGGACGCAGTGCGCATGCCAAATTTATGCAACGACTGTTGATCAAAATTTTGTCGGCTTCGCGAAAGAGTATGCAACAGCCGGACAAAATTGGGTTAATGCGGTTAAGGCAACGACAAATCAAGTAGCGCTTTATCAAGGGCAAGTTATTGAAACTTTCTTTTCTTCGTCTACAGGCGGATTTACCCAGCCAATCAGGGAAGCGTGGGGCACTAGCGGCTATCCGTGGCTCACAAAGGTTGATGATCATTGGTCTAAGGCAACTTCAAACCCAAATGCCAAGTGGCGAACTTCAATTACTCAATCAGCTTTAGTTGGCAAATTGCGGGCAGCAGGAATCAACGTTAAAGATGTAGCAACTTTCACAGTTTCCGATCATTACCAGAGCGGTGCGGTCAGTGAGTTAACAGTTGTTGATTCAGCTGGTCGAGTGCTTGTGATTAGTTCGATTCCAAATATGCTCAACCCAGCCGCGCCAAACATTAGCCCGTCTGGCTTGCGCAGCATCTTTGAATTGAAGTCGACTTATGTGCGAAGTATCGCAGCTAGTTCTCGTAGAGTGACCGGTGCCTTGGACAACTCCCCTGATGTACTTCAGATTCTCAATGTCCAGACTTGGCCACCAGTCTCGGGGCTGCCGGGCGACACTTTAACTATTGCTGGAAATATAAAACCGGTGCAGATGGGCGTAACTGTTGTGCTTTCCGACTTAACTGCTGGAAAGTGGGTTCCAGTGGCTACCACCAAAACAGACATTGCGGGCTCATGGACACTCGCCTACCCGACAGTACGGGCCGGAACTCATAAGTTACGGGTCTTAGCCAAGAATTCGGTCAGCACTATACGCACTTTCAGTACAGACATCACACTTAGTGCATCAATATCAATTTTGGGTAATGGGAAGTATAAGAAGCTGGGTTCAGCTACTTTGCTAACGGGGCAATTAACACCAGCGATGAAAGACATTACGGTTTACCTTTATCGCAAACGGGATACAGGTGAATGGATCCGGATTGCCAAGACCACGACAGATGAGCTTGGAAAGTACAAATTCATCGCCAAGGTTGGACGACAAAAGGGGCTAATTGCATTTAGGGTTAGGGCGAGCAATCCAACTCTTGGTGTTACCTTCAGCGAACCAAGAAGTTTCTCTGTTCGCTAGCTGATTGCTACGGCATAATTGCACCATGGCAATACTCATTGACAGCGCGCTTTGGCGTTGGCGCGATTGGATGTGGTGCCACATGGTTAGCGACACTTCGATAGAAGAACTAAAGGCCTTTGCTCATCAATTGGGTGTCCCAAGTAAAGGATTCCAGGGTGATCATGTGGATCTGCCTGACCACATGCGTGAGTTGGCAATTGCCCAAGGCGCACGCGAAGTTACCTCAAGAGAGTTAGTTGAGGCACTATATCAAGCAGGGATTAGATTGCGACCTAGTCAACGCGCAGGCCGCCCGAAGACGGTTCCGATACATCAGCCCTAGAAGGCGCTTAACTTTCCTTTGCTAATC
This window contains:
- a CDS encoding pyridoxal phosphate-dependent aminotransferase yields the protein MTSEKPRISARIDAIAESATLAVDAKAKALKAAGRPVIGFGAGEPDFPTPDYIVQAAVEACRDPKWHRYTPAAGIPELKSAVAEKTLRDSGYSVDASQVLITNGGKQALYNAFATLLDPGDEVLLPAPYWTTYPESIRLAGGVPVEILTDEATGYRTSVAQLDAALTPKTKVLVFVSPSNPTGAVYSPAEVEAIGQWAVEKGLWVVTDEIYEHLVYGEAEFSSMPVLVPDLADKCVVVNGVAKTYAMTGWRVGWMIGPNDIVKAATNLQSHATSNVANVSQIAALAAVSGDLSAVHEMKVAFNRRRLLITSMLNEISGVTCPEPEGAFYVYPSVKEILGRTINGKVAKTSAELAALILDEVEVAVVPGEAFGTPGYLRLSYALGDADLTEGITRIQNLLK
- a CDS encoding tyrosine-protein kinase family protein, producing MKAILSLGNVNWEPELAAAFSHPSSKIRISRRCVDGVDALSAVQVHQIDLVIVGDASLRFDSSVLAKLSEQAVEVVAITTTPELWLNAGLTKFIALDLRNLSSVPQQILGALSESRSTPEEYVPTRKMFCVASFGGGVGRSFIARELALAISKLAGSVALVEADNYGPSLIQDLNLPSTTKDLLDVTQSSLGSTAEGWTIPPLAIVEPNLAAIPGLTDVSDWVQLRSPQLEKLWQALRHEYTVLVDVGPVFTSLEADSYPGFNHRDLPIQTVLAGSKNLIFCASANNVSVSRLIGGLIEHESNLRNYEISVVLNRCRSDKVANDFSALVQRHTRVSNIVTLVDDPDAVTSSELTCDFFGKHLPKHPITRKLESFAQKISTNQLVTNPNFASRVIHQLDAA
- a CDS encoding SpoIID/LytB domain-containing protein codes for the protein MSRFRPLIALLLALTSVLANSTAEACVRRLVVTGAATSSPSASPSPSASAPMVPASFTLYGSGFGHGIGLSQYGAQGMAKEGATSAEIIEHYFPGASVSPKPMPSNLIVGLLQDRIPDSRRFISIRGESVGGKGRGLTITLSGQKIEVPNNSAVTFGVINNQVAAYGPNGIYKDAKGQNIVSDTAKVTWGKQIVGSKTSTVANVSSSSNSAVAVENLGGQCAINSCQQRYKYGYLTVTPFKGGTLNITNTLRLTDEYLFGLGEMPSSWLPAALESQAIAGRSYAYMKYQAKQVAPYRTQCACQIYATTVDQNFVGFAKEYATAGQNWVNAVKATTNQVALYQGQVIETFFSSSTGGFTQPIREAWGTSGYPWLTKVDDHWSKATSNPNAKWRTSITQSALVGKLRAAGINVKDVATFTVSDHYQSGAVSELTVVDSAGRVLVISSIPNMLNPAAPNISPSGLRSIFELKSTYVRSIAASSRRVTGALDNSPDVLQILNVQTWPPVSGLPGDTLTIAGNIKPVQMGVTVVLSDLTAGKWVPVATTKTDIAGSWTLAYPTVRAGTHKLRVLAKNSVSTIRTFSTDITLSASISILGNGKYKKLGSATLLTGQLTPAMKDITVYLYRKRDTGEWIRIAKTTTDELGKYKFIAKVGRQKGLIAFRVRASNPTLGVTFSEPRSFSVR
- the secA gene encoding preprotein translocase subunit SecA, with amino-acid sequence MKLVDKILRAGEGKMIRTLESIAKQVNAIEDHISALSDDQLRAMTGELKQRHAQGESLDDLMPEAFAVVREAAKRTLGQRHYDVQLMGGAALHLGNIAEMRTGEGKTLVSTLPAYLNALSGKGVHIVTVNDYLAERDSQWMGRVHRFLGLSVGCILADMSPPDRRIAYAADITYGTNNEFGFDYLRDNMSWDSESRVQRGYNFAVVDEVDSILIDEARTPLIISGPADLPTKWYGDFARLVPRLVRDQDYEVDEKKRTVGILDSGVSKVENWLGIDNLYESANTPLVGYLNNALKAENLFKRDRDYVVMQGEVMIVDEHTGRILSGRRYNEGMHQAIEAKEGVEIQNENQTLATITLQNYFRMYEKLGGMTGTAMTEAAEFNQIYKLNVLPIPTNKPMLRIDQPDLVYRSEQAKYQAVIDDIVERNKAGQPVLVGTTSVEKSELISGLLTRVGIKHEVLNAKQHAREAAIVAEAGRKGAVTVATNMAGRGTDIILGGNPEFRAAMALERQGLSPVENPEEYEAAWPAALSSAKAATETEHDEVVAAGGLYVLGTERHESRRIDNQLRGRSGRQGDPGESRFYLSLEDDLMRLFQGERVNGFLQRFNVPDDVPIEASMVTKAILSAQTQFEAQNFEIRKNVLKYDEVLNLQRKVVYAERAQLLDGDDVQDQIATFVDETISAYIREATAEGYPEEWDLETLWTALGTLYPISISIEDLIAKSGGDASALDTEYILETVLEDAQSAYEKREAQLGLEVMRQLERNVVLSVLDRKWREHLYEMDYLQEGIGLRAMAQRDPLVEYQREGYDLFVAMMDSIKEETVGFVFNADVDVQFEDDDSEEPVTLIKGAEPQAPSRPLTYSAPSETGDVVAKAAPGSDAFANVGRNDECPCGSGRKFKKCHGDPANR
- a CDS encoding DUF4031 domain-containing protein, with product MAILIDSALWRWRDWMWCHMVSDTSIEELKAFAHQLGVPSKGFQGDHVDLPDHMRELAIAQGAREVTSRELVEALYQAGIRLRPSQRAGRPKTVPIHQP
- a CDS encoding DNA-binding protein, whose protein sequence is MTPRFITLADVALILNIAPAQVYTLVRSGELPAIKIGARGQWRVEASELEKFILSQYKSTAEFVRNNPR